The Xiphophorus maculatus strain JP 163 A chromosome 21, X_maculatus-5.0-male, whole genome shotgun sequence genome window below encodes:
- the ptchd1 gene encoding patched domain-containing protein 1 codes for MLGGAPGLSGRWERLEPRPRACRMLRQVLHAGLRTSFHALGRFVAGHAVFFASAPVLLAILLGASFSRYRVEGDVESLLAPKHSLAKIEGNLVESLFPVNRSKHALYSDLQTPGRYGRVIITARRGSVMDPVHLETILQLHRRIYQMQVTVPATTVGSSGFNYSFSYLCVPDDKNVCIVDDIIRAMEEIQSARTSNRSVPVLHYPITQLADGRQAYIGHQLGGVQGWGHGGAVRPQGTGAKGEGVRSAKAVQLTYYLQSRSGLMDRVAGQWEKAFCAELKLFGASHPKLGLYPSTSSSLRTDFQFSSVLARRPLLASLGVCGVLAILCCSMRDCVRSKPWLGMLALLSVALSGLTAAGILNLTGATYNSTYLGIPFVMLGHGLFGSFEMLSSWRRTREDQHVKERVASVFEDVMLRFSGSTMIHLMTLGLAASPLTNMEAVRLFCRTAALAITISYIYMLSFYSSCLVFTGYLETRYRHGCFCRRVPKPDRLDSKPAWYRCLMYTRYQDETQSTNPLHGVGQNHMPNPNVTHIANSSGVHGHMANSIQTHSPHHTHSTTTADPHPQDCHLLLGCVRHCYGDWITNTYVKPFVVLLYLVYISFGLMGFLQVTQGSDPSALVATDTATVLYTRAQHRYFSSYSPVIGFYIYESAPYWNASVQRDLLEYAKGFQRISWLEAYLSYLSDRNQSTNQPRENFTRTLRHSFLHEPQFAHFADDIIFAERGQGEEPDVAASRIFLVAKTTENKREEMSVLLDTLRRLSLTSRVRFLIFNPSFVYLDRYATAVSSPLRHSLLAVLFLLGLSSLVVVEPLVSLWLGLTLLSVQFGVLGFMTLWGVEMDCVSVLCLITALGHSADCSGPLLCGFASGRGESRTRWVCLVLERHGIPSLQTLVCYSAALVPICAVRSNLTRTLFRCLTLTAGCSALHTLAFLPTLLTFLPPSKSRNHRPGREGQRQEVECVEMNDSTRVVDQITTV; via the exons ATGCTCGGCGGCGCTCCGGGGCTTTCCGGTCGGTGGGAGAGGCTCGAGCCACGGCCGCGCGCCTGTAGGATGCTGCGCCAGGTGTTGCACGCGGGACTGAGGACGTCATTCCACGCGCTGGGCCGGTTCGTGGCCGGTCACGCGGTGTTCTTCGCCTCGGCGCCCGTTCTGCTGGCCATCCTGCTGGGGGCCAGCTTCAGCCGCTACCGCGTGGAGGGGGACGTGGAGAGCCTGCTGGCGCCCAAGCACAGCCTGGCCAAGATCGAGGGCAACCTGGTGGAGAGCCTGTTCCCCGTGAACCGATCCAAGCACGCGCTCTACTCCGACCTGCAGACACCTGGACGCTACGGGCGCGTGATCATCACAGCCCGAAGGGGCAGCGTGATGGACCCGGTTCACCTGGAGACCATTCTACAG CTCCACAGGCGGATCTACCAGATGCAGGTGACCGTCCCGGCTACGACGGTGGGCTCCAGCGGCTTCAACTACTCCTTCTCCTACCTCTGTGTCCCCGACGACAAGAACGTCTGCATCGTGGACGACATAATCCGGGCCATGGAGGAGATCCAGTCAGCCCGGACTTCCAACCGAAGCGTCCCGGTTCTGCACTACCCCATCACACAGCTGGCGGACGGGAGGCAAGCGTACATCGGGCACCAGCTGGGCGGCGTGCAGGGCTGGGGACACGGCGGGGCGGTGCGACCTCAAGGGACGGGAGCCAAAGGGGAAGGCGTCCGTTCTGCAAAAGCGGTGCAGCTCACCTACTACCTCCAATCCCGAAGCGGGCTGATGGACCGGGTGGCGGGTCAGTGGGAGAAAGCCTTCTGTGCCGAGCTGAAGCTCTTCGGAGCGTCGCATCCAAAGCTGGGGCTTTATCCCTCCACGTCTTCCTCGCTGCGGACTGACTTCCAGTTCTCCTCCGTGCTGGCacgtcgccccctgctggcgaGTTTGGGAGTGTGCGGGGTGCTGGCCATCCTCTGCTGCTCCATGAGGGACTGTGTGAGGTCCAAACCCTGGCTGGGTATGCTGGCTCTGCTGTCTGTGGCTCTGTCAGGACTCACTGCTGCTGGGATCCTGAACCTGACCGGAGCTACATACAACTCCACTTACCTGGGAATCCCTTTCGTCATGCTAG GCCACGGTCTCTTCGGCTCCTTTGAGATGTTGTCATCATGGAGGCGAACGCGGGAGGATCAGCACGTAAAAGAGCGAGTGGCAAGCGTCTTTGAGGATGTCATGCTGCGTTTCTCCGGCTCCACCATGATCCACCTGATGACGTTGGGTCTGGCTGCCTCGCCGCTCACCAACATGGAGGCCGTCCGCCTCTTCTGCCGCACCGCTGCCCTCGCCATCACCATCAGCTACATCTACATGCTGTCCTTTTACAGTTCCTGCCTGGTGTTTACAGGCTACTTGGAGACGAGGTATAGACATGGCTGCTTCTGTCGGCGAGTACCAAAGCCAGACCGGCTGGACTCGAAACCGGCTTGGTACCGGTGTTTGATGTACACCCGTTACCAAGATGAGACGCAATCAACCAACCCGCTTCATGGAGTTGGTCAGAATCATATGCCAAATCCTAACGTAACTCACATAGCAAACAGTTCTGGTGTTCATGGACACATGGCTAACTCCATACAAACACACTCGCCCCATCACACTCATTCAACAACAACCGCAGATCCTCACCCTCAGGACTGCCATCTTTTGCTGGGATGTGTTCGGCATTGCTATGGAGACTGGATCACCAACACTTACGTCAAACCCTTCGTAGTTTTATTGTATCTGGTTTACATCTCCTTTGGATTGATGGGCTTTCTTCAG GTGACCCAGGGCTCTGATCCCAGTGCACTGGTTGCCACGGATACAGCAACAGTGTTGTACACGCGTGCGCAGCATCGGTATTTCAGCTCCTACTCGCCAGTGATTGGATTCTACATCTATGAAAGCGCCCCTTACTGGAATGCCTCTGTGCAGCGGGACCTGCTGGAGTACGCCAAAGGCTTCCAGAGGATCAGCTGGCTGGAGGCGTACCTGAGCTACCTGTCCGACCGCAACCAGTCCACCAACCAGCCTCGCGAGAACTTCACTCGCACACTGCGCCACTCCTTCCTGCACGAGCCGCAGTTCGCCCACTTCGCAGACGACATCATCTTCGCAGAGCGCGGACAAGGGGAGGAGCCAGACGTGGCGGCCTCGCGCATCTTCTTGGTTGCCAAGACGACGGAGAACAAGCGCGAGGAGATGTCGGTGCTGCTGGACACTCTGCGCCGTCTGTCTCTCACTTCTCGGGTTCGCTTCCTGATATTCAACCCCTCCTTTGTGTACTTGGACCGGTACGCAACAGCGGTCAGCTCCCCCCTCAGACACTCACTCCTGGCGGTGCTCTTCCTATTGGGTCTGTCCTCCCTGGTTGTCGTGGAACCGCTGGTCTCCCTGTGGCTTGGACTCACCCTTCTCTCTGTCCAGTTTGGGGTTCTGGGCTTCATGACTTTGTGGGGCGTGGAGATGGACTGCGTGTCGGTGCTGTGCCTGATCACGGCTTTGGGTCACTCGGCGGACTGCAGCGGTCCCCTCCTCTGTGGCTTCGCCTCGGGCCGCGGTGAAAGTAGGACTCGCTGGGTTTGCTTGGTGTTAGAGCGACACGGCATTCCCTCCCTACAGACGCTTGTGTGCTACAGCGCCGCCCTGGTGCCCATCTGCGCTGTGCGCTCCAACCTCACTCGCACACTCTTTCGCTGCCTCACTCTGACGGCCGGGTGCTCGGCCCTGCACACGCTGGCCTTCCTGCCGACCCTCCTCACCTTCCTGCCTCCCTCCAAGAGCAGGAACCATCGGCCAGGAAGAGAGGGccagagacaggaagtggagtGTGTTGAAATGAATGACAGCACCAGAGTAGTGGACCAGATCACCACTGTTTGA